The Phormidium sp. PBR-2020 DNA segment ATCCCGCTGGTAGGCACGAACCGCACTCTCCGTGATATCACCATAAAACCCCGTGAACGGTCCTGTAAAATAGGCTGACCCTTGAGGGCGACGAGTTTCTGACAAGACCCGTTGCAACTCCCGCACCTCAAAGCCAAAATCCCCAGGTCTGAGTTCAACGGGAAACTCTGCCCGGCGGATACGACCTTCAAGGACTCCTGACAATACCACCGCCGTACGGCGATCGAGTTCTCCAAACACCGGGGCATCAATTCCGTAGCGTTGTTGAAACCGCCGCACGGTGCTGGCCGTTTGATTCCCATATATCCCATCTTCATCAATCGGTCCTAAACCAATCTCATTCAGGGCCACTTGCAAATCGCGTACAGCATCGTCCTCCCCCCCGGGAACGAACACCGGATCGCCCAACGAGAGCCAATTATTAGACGAGAACAGGCGACGGGAGGAAATGGGCCGGCCAAATAGGGCTTCGCGAGTGTCGGCGTTGACCACTCCATCTACCCGTAAGCCAGCGTCCTCCTGAAACTGTCGCACCGCCGCCTCAGTGGCCCGGCCAAAAAAGCCACTCACCGGTTCATTAAAATAGCCAAATTCTGTCAGCAGCAGTTGTACTTCCGCCACATCATTATTGGCATCGCCGAATTGCAGAACTGAAGTACTTTGGGCGATCGCCCCGGTCTCTCCCGTTCCCAAATCGAAGGGTTGAGAAACAGACGCCTGGACGGACGATGCGAGTCGGCCCCCGCCCCAGAGTAAAACACTAACAAGGAGTAACAGCGTCCCCCCTCTCATCGAAAGCACATGGCGAGGGGGCAAGAAAAGGTAAGACATGGCGGTTTGAGCGGAATTTGACTCACTCCCATGTTAACAAGTCCCCGTCCCCGTCAGCATCAGGACCTAGACTATACCCAAGCGATCCAGAATCAGCGCCAGGGCCGCCGCAAAAATGGTAATCCCTAAGGCCAACCAAGGGCTTTGACCCTGACTCACGGCAAACGACGTTGCCACCCCAGCTCCCAACGCGGCGGTGACTGCTGCAACGATAGGATCCTGTTTCGTGTTTTTGTTATACATAAGACCGATGATTAAAATGCCGTTTGCAACCGAGGAGCCGTCGGAACGGCTAACCATGGATTCCACGGTATCACTGACATTTGCCAAATCTCCCCTCATGCCCGCAAATCGCAATCAAGCTTTAGATTAAGATACGTTTGTTCATACTTTTGATAGAGGCGATCCCTCCTGGTGCAGAGGTTAAGGCTTCCTTGAGCTGACCGCCTATAGGGAGAGCGATCGCCAAGGTGGAGAATTTCTCGGCGATGAATGCTTCCCTCTAACTCCCCTCCGACCTAAATCGGGCGATCGCTCCCATTCCCATTCCGGGGGCGATCGCCTATAATGGTAGTTTGGTGTCTTGCACAGAAGCAGAGAACAATTTTTTCATGGCTAAGAAAAGCTCCATCGAGCGTCATAAGAAGCGCAAACAACTCGTCGAAAAATACGCCGACGTGCGTGCCGAACTAAAAGAGCAGTTCCGCACCGCGCCCACCCAGCGCGAGAAAATGGAAATTCATCGCAAGCTGCAACAGCTTCCCCGCAACAGTTCCCGCACTCGGGTTCGCAATCGTTGCTGGGCAACCGGTCGTCCTCGGGGATACTACCGGGACTTTGGCCTTTGCCGCAACCAACTGCGAGAAATGGCTCACGAAGGACTCCTACCGGGCCTCGTCAAGTCCAGCTGGTAAGGCCATACCATCAAGATGGGGGTAGCGCTGGCGTGTAAATCGTCTGCCGTGCCCCTATTTTTTTGGGCCTTACGCCCCACAACAGCGATCAATCCCTAAACTGTCCAACAGCAGATCACTCACGGCATTGGCGATCGCGAACTCCCCATAAAAGCTTTGGGAAAAATCAAACGACTGCATTTCCGTCACAATCGCCAGAACCAACGACCCCACATCATTCTCCCCCTCGATACGCTGTCGCACATACACCCGAGTCGCGCGTTCAGCAATCTCGCCATTGATCGCCTCTGGAATAAACTCCTCATCCAACCAGCGGTGGAGACTATCTTTAAGCCATCTCCCTTCCTGAGTCGGGTCATCCACCGGCGGCAAGGTTACAGGTCGGATAGGTTGGGGGCTATGAGGATCTGAGACCATTTGTAAACTTGTATGATGAGTTGGCTTAATGTCTTTAGAGAGACCTTTTAGCAATTCTAACTCGACTATTGTAGCGCGTTTTTCTGTCCCTCCTGCCTCATCTCCACCAGCCCAGACTCAGGCGGTGATCCATCCAAAGAGCAATGAATACCGATTTAACCCATATCATTCACGGCTATTCCCAAGGCTACTTCCTAATGAACAATGAGGATGACGACGATCCTGACTCTGGGAATCTGGGCTGGTATTGCAGCAATGAGCGCACCCTCATCCCCCTCGATGACCGCTTCCGCTATCCCAAATCCTTACGACGGGTTCTCAACCAGGAGCGATTTAGCGTTGCCATCGACCAGGACTTTCCCGCTGTCGTCGAAGGCTGCGCCAATCGAGAAAGTACCTGGATTTCCCAGGAACTAAAGGAGATTTATCTGGCCTTGCATGACAGCGGCTGGGCCCATAGTTTTGAAGCCTGGCAGGGCGATCACCTCGCCGGAGGGATTCTCGGCATCACCATCGGCGCGGTGTTTATCGGGGAATCTATGTTTTTCAACATCCCTGAAGGCTCAAAAGTCGCCATGGTGAAACTCGTCGAACATCTGCGCCAACAAAAGTTTAAGTTATTTGATGTGCAACTGATGAACCCCCATTTAGCGCGGTTCGGGGCCCATACCATTGACGATCTTGACTATCAAGAGCGGCTCCAGGATGCCATCTGCCGTCCCTGTCGATTTCTCCCCTAAGGGCCGGGGTAGATGGGTTCCATGAGTTGATTACTCAGGGCGATCGCCCCAGGGGCATCCTCCTCAGCCAGATGCAAGACCTTCGCCACCAAGCGCTCATCCATCCCCTGCAATTGCTCCGGATTTGGGACGAGACTTTGATTTAAATCCCCCGGTTCAAATTTATCTAAGCCATTGCCATATTGACGCTGATTGAGCTTCACCAGTTTTTGTCCCACATCACTGATTAAATACACAAAGATTTTATCAATAACACTGGCTCCCAATGGATTGGGATAAAAGCCATGAAAACAGGTTAAGTTTAAAGCATTTGATAGATTACGAACCACCTTAAACCGCTGGCGATGGAACACCCCCACCCACAGAGGTGATGGCTGTCGCCGCTCTAATTTGTACCAAGGGTGACGCATTCTCGTGAGATACCGCTGATGATACCCACATTGCTCCCCAAAGGAAATATAAGCATTAAGCTCAGGAGTATCTGCCTGAAGAATATCTAAACAAAAGACCGGTTTATCGGCTTGTACTAGCTGTTCGATCTTCCGATTTGTTAACACAAAATCCCGGATTTGCTGGCTTTTACTAATGCAATAACACCAACAGTTGTCTCTTAATTGCAATTCCTTGATTTGAGAATATTTTAGGCTAAAAAAAGCATTCGCCCCTGTGGCAATTCCCCGTTGAAAGCGTCCATAGTCGCAAAATGAATAAAAGTCATTGGGTGCGATCAACTCCACCATCGCTGACTCAAACACCCCAGACCACTTTTGCTCGCTGGAGAGTTTTTCTAAGGGAAGTTGGGCTTGATACCACTGAGAAAAATCACTCAATCCTTCAAGTGTGAATTGGCTGTCAAGCAAACTCAGCTTCACCCAATCATTTTGATTGTTTTTCTCACAAAGTAGAATGCAAATTGTGGTCAAGACATTAGGGAATATATCTTTTTCATTTTGCACCAAGATTATTTGTTTCAGGAGTTTATCTCTCGACAATTGCTGCTTTAAAGGCAAGCCATAGCCCGTATTAAAACACTCAAATGGCATAATGAAAGCAAGGCGACCTTGAGGATTAAGTTCCGCCAAAGATTTCATAAGAAAAATAGAGGCAAGATTGGAGTTTCCTTTGAGCTTATAGCCAATTTTATTCTCGATTTTTGGACGAATCTCTCTGCGGCTTAAGAATTTCTGAAACCTCATATAAGGAGGATTACAAACAATAGCATCAACCCCTTGAATATCTGCACTCAAGTAATCTTCAGGAATAATTTTCAGCGATGAATTTGAGGCAATATCCTGAGCATAGGATAGAATCACAGGGTCAATATCATAGGCAATAAATTGATAATCTGATGCCGTTAAACTCGTGATTTCAGGGCTTGAAAGCTCCCGGTAAAAAACTCCTAAACCAAACGCTGGATCAAGAATCCGACGGGGCCGAGGCTGGAGAACCCAATCGAGCATCAGTCTCGCCACCCTGGGGGGCGTAAAAAACTGCCCATAGGTTTTTCGATGCTGAACGGAGGTATTTAAAAGGTAGTCACTGGACAAATCGGCATTCCCCATTGCTTTACCCATTGATTAACTGGTTAGTTCCTCCGTTAAGTCTAACCCAGGTTTCAGGGTTCCTCATCCACCACTAACTCTCCTTGGCTAAGCAGTTTACGGATATCTAAAATCGTCAAGGCTGTCGCCTCATAGAGAACCGTTCCCTGTAAGTACTCATCTGAGGTCGCACGAATCGCCGTGGGCATCGGTGAGATTTTACTGGGATCAATGGGGGTAACATCAAATACCTCATCCACTAAAATGCCCACCACCATTTCATCCACCTGTACCACCACTGCGCGTCCGCGCTGCTCAGAACCGCGATCGCCCTCCAAGAGAGTAGGCTCAAGATTGAGACATTGATTAATCCGGATTAAGGTGAGAATTTCTCCCCGCAGATTCATATTCCCCACCACATGAGGCGGACAACAGGGAATGGGGGTGATATTACGAACATCCGTAAACTCGCGCACCACCTGAAGATCAATGCCAAAATACTCTCCCTGTAAAGCCACAACCGCCAGGGATAAGATTTGTTTTAAGTCTGGGGTTTCCGTTGGGATGCGCAAACTATTCGCCCGTTGCCGAAAGACATCTTGTTCCTCCAGACTGGCATCTGGGCAAAACTCAAAGCGATCGCGCTTCTGGGGGTCCGCGTCTGAGCCATCACCGGACTCCTCCGTCAACTCATCCTCCTCAGGCTGTTGTTGACGCAGAGTCCGTAGAATCGCCTCCTCATCCAAAATCGAGACGAGATGGGTTTCAAATTGAACCACACCTTTTAAAAAGCGTTGGCGTTGACGCAGAGGTTGCCCCTGAGAATCTCCGGGGGGGACATCCAGAGAATTAGAGTCATGCTCCTGATGCTGATAGATAAACTTACGAGTAATGCTCTCAGGATCGAGCTGAACCACCTCTCGGACATGATTCACTAAAAACGTAACCTTTGTTTCATCGCGATCGACGGTAATTAGGCTATCGCTCAACTGATAGCGTTGATGGCCATGTCCTAAGCGACGAGATAGATCGAACACAGGAACGACCGTACCCCGCAGGTTGAACATGCCCACAATGTCCCGTGGGGCTTCCGCGATGGGGGTCAGTTCTGGCAGAAAAAACACTTCCTCAACCACCTTCGCGTTAATGGCATAGTGGCTGCGGTCAATATCAAATAACAGATAGGGAGATAGATCCATAGAACTCATACCAGTTAGAAAATTCCGCCTGATTTGCTTAAGGCTGGTTAAGCTGCTGCAACAGGTCCCCCGCCGTTAGTTGAGTGTCAACATCCATCGGGGTGCTTGGCGGAAGCGATCGCAGCAGTTTAACCGCACTGCCCTCCATGTGGGTGGCCCGTCGTAGATCCCCTTCTAGGCGGTAGATTTGCGCCAGTTCTAAATAGGCCAAGGGCATTTTCGGGGCCAGATAGACAATTTTCTTCAACACCTGTTTGGCCCGGTCGATATTGCCCTGGGCTTCATAGAGATGAGCCAGAAGATAATGGGGGCCAACGGCTAACGAATCAATCTCTAGGGCTTGTAAACAGTAATATACGGCCTTTTGATACTCTCCGAGATTGGCATAGGCCCGGGCAATCAGGAGGTAGGCGTCCACGTGACGGGGTTGCTCAGATAAAACTCGTTCGGCGCTGTGAATCGCCCGGCCATAGGCGGAAGCTTGAAAATGACGGCAGGCTTCCTGCCAATGGGGAGGCTCCGCCTTTAGGCTTGGCCCTGGCTCTATCTTCGGCATCACCGGGGGGGCGAGGCGTTCGAGCGGTACAGCAGTCGAGGGCTGAGACAAAACCGTGAGAGGAGTTGTTGGGGGTGGGGCCTGGCAACGGGGGGGAGGGGCGATGGGACTGCGCCCAGAGATCTGGCTGTGAGGCTCAAGGCGATCGCAGCGTTGATACACTACCGATTGGGGAAACAGTTGACTGTGGAACCGATGATGATTTGAGCTTTGTAATTCGGCATGGGCGGCAATCAGGTAGCCCCCCATGCCCAGGCTGTGATAGAACTTGTCTAAGACCTGTTCGATCGCCCGCTGGTTGAAGTAGATGAAGACATTGCGGCAGAGGATTAAGTCCAGGTCATAGAGATTCAGATTGACATCAGGAAAGGGGTCGCTGACCAGATTGAGGCGCTTAAAGCTCACCAAACGGCGAATCTCCGGGTTGAGGAGGTAGCGATCGCCCTGTTG contains these protein-coding regions:
- a CDS encoding peptidoglycan-binding protein encodes the protein MSYLFLPPRHVLSMRGGTLLLLVSVLLWGGGRLASSVQASVSQPFDLGTGETGAIAQSTSVLQFGDANNDVAEVQLLLTEFGYFNEPVSGFFGRATEAAVRQFQEDAGLRVDGVVNADTREALFGRPISSRRLFSSNNWLSLGDPVFVPGGEDDAVRDLQVALNEIGLGPIDEDGIYGNQTASTVRRFQQRYGIDAPVFGELDRRTAVVLSGVLEGRIRRAEFPVELRPGDFGFEVRELQRVLSETRRPQGSAYFTGPFTGFYGDITESAVRAYQRDNALGDSGVATERTLNRLFASHRYVVVVPFRHNRPRLGEMNRVRSAIARLDDLPGLRPQALRFFDDQRGPYIDAGRYLDREAAEARVSALRERGLMNARVEHFQNPLNRMRLSQADLGTR
- the rpsN gene encoding 30S ribosomal protein S14 — its product is MAKKSSIERHKKRKQLVEKYADVRAELKEQFRTAPTQREKMEIHRKLQQLPRNSSRTRVRNRCWATGRPRGYYRDFGLCRNQLREMAHEGLLPGLVKSSW
- the aat gene encoding leucyl/phenylalanyl-tRNA--protein transferase → MNTDLTHIIHGYSQGYFLMNNEDDDDPDSGNLGWYCSNERTLIPLDDRFRYPKSLRRVLNQERFSVAIDQDFPAVVEGCANRESTWISQELKEIYLALHDSGWAHSFEAWQGDHLAGGILGITIGAVFIGESMFFNIPEGSKVAMVKLVEHLRQQKFKLFDVQLMNPHLARFGAHTIDDLDYQERLQDAICRPCRFLP
- a CDS encoding N-6 DNA methylase, with translation MGKAMGNADLSSDYLLNTSVQHRKTYGQFFTPPRVARLMLDWVLQPRPRRILDPAFGLGVFYRELSSPEITSLTASDYQFIAYDIDPVILSYAQDIASNSSLKIIPEDYLSADIQGVDAIVCNPPYMRFQKFLSRREIRPKIENKIGYKLKGNSNLASIFLMKSLAELNPQGRLAFIMPFECFNTGYGLPLKQQLSRDKLLKQIILVQNEKDIFPNVLTTICILLCEKNNQNDWVKLSLLDSQFTLEGLSDFSQWYQAQLPLEKLSSEQKWSGVFESAMVELIAPNDFYSFCDYGRFQRGIATGANAFFSLKYSQIKELQLRDNCWCYCISKSQQIRDFVLTNRKIEQLVQADKPVFCLDILQADTPELNAYISFGEQCGYHQRYLTRMRHPWYKLERRQPSPLWVGVFHRQRFKVVRNLSNALNLTCFHGFYPNPLGASVIDKIFVYLISDVGQKLVKLNQRQYGNGLDKFEPGDLNQSLVPNPEQLQGMDERLVAKVLHLAEEDAPGAIALSNQLMEPIYPGP
- a CDS encoding chemotaxis protein CheW, whose product is MDLSPYLLFDIDRSHYAINAKVVEEVFFLPELTPIAEAPRDIVGMFNLRGTVVPVFDLSRRLGHGHQRYQLSDSLITVDRDETKVTFLVNHVREVVQLDPESITRKFIYQHQEHDSNSLDVPPGDSQGQPLRQRQRFLKGVVQFETHLVSILDEEAILRTLRQQQPEEDELTEESGDGSDADPQKRDRFEFCPDASLEEQDVFRQRANSLRIPTETPDLKQILSLAVVALQGEYFGIDLQVVREFTDVRNITPIPCCPPHVVGNMNLRGEILTLIRINQCLNLEPTLLEGDRGSEQRGRAVVVQVDEMVVGILVDEVFDVTPIDPSKISPMPTAIRATSDEYLQGTVLYEATALTILDIRKLLSQGELVVDEEP
- a CDS encoding tetratricopeptide repeat protein — translated: MFNADWVQRFSSLIARHTGLLIRPQDERNLCKKLEQRLLRLGLSSASQYYELLRLGVDNPLTVDRQTNASRREWKALIRRLVVTESYFFRDRGQFELLRSRLLPEILVKKRNIAAQQGQRPQLKIWSAACASGEEPYSLAMVLWELLSDRDRWDLQIMGTDINDESLAHARRGDYSAWSFRQVDASVRRQYFQQQGDRYLLNPEIRRLVSFKRLNLVSDPFPDVNLNLYDLDLILCRNVFIYFNQRAIEQVLDKFYHSLGMGGYLIAAHAELQSSNHHRFHSQLFPQSVVYQRCDRLEPHSQISGRSPIAPPPRCQAPPPTTPLTVLSQPSTAVPLERLAPPVMPKIEPGPSLKAEPPHWQEACRHFQASAYGRAIHSAERVLSEQPRHVDAYLLIARAYANLGEYQKAVYYCLQALEIDSLAVGPHYLLAHLYEAQGNIDRAKQVLKKIVYLAPKMPLAYLELAQIYRLEGDLRRATHMEGSAVKLLRSLPPSTPMDVDTQLTAGDLLQQLNQP